In a genomic window of Brettanomyces nanus chromosome 1, complete sequence:
- the TMA20 gene encoding translation machinery-associated protein 20 (BUSCO:EOG093442C9), protein MFKKFTKEDVHTQTNVKSSVQRALKAKLVDEYPKLESVIGDLVPKKSSVVLYRCEDKIQLYAVDKEVMFYQNFDELLPALRMVHMHPSCFPRVQVDRGAIKFILSGANIMCPGLTSPGAKLPDEDWPEGTTVAVYAEGKENALAIGKLLMSVDEIKKVNKGMGIELIHYLGDGLWDFNVD, encoded by the coding sequence ATGTTTAAGAAATTCactaaagaagatgttcATACGCAAACAAATGTTAAATCGTCGGTTCAGAGAGCGCTGAAGGCAAAACTCGTGGATGAGTATCCTAAATTAGAATCTGTGATTGGTGATTTGGTGCCGAAAAAGAGCTCGGTCGTTCTCTATAGATGCGAGGACAAGATCCAGCTTTATGCAGTGGACAAAGAGGTGATGTTTTATCAAAACTTCGATGAACTACTACCTGCTTTGAGAATGGTCCACATGCATCCCTCATGTTTCCCTAGGGTGCAAGTCGATCGTGGTGCCATTAAGtttattctttctggtgCTAATATTATGTGTCCAGGTCTCACTTCCCCCGGTGCAAAATTGCCCGATGAAGATTGGCCAGAAGGCACTACAGTGGCAGTCTATGCAGAAGGTAAGGAGAATGCCTTGGCTATAGGAAAACTTCTTATGAGTGTCGACGAAATTAAGAAGGTTAACAAGGGTATGGGAATTGAGTTGATTCACTACCTCGGTGACGGTTTATGGGACTTTAACGTTGATTAA
- a CDS encoding uncharacterized protein (EggNog:ENOG41) has translation MWVGSPEFWSCDSAVTSSLVFDFLPLGLAENSAFYDAMCGYEPCIGSMMLCCDELVNSDPSKMKKIFHVASEACTMYSSFHYKWTYYRDQYENATKNVINPSDITNYSLPVYGPTYPNMTDAILINKGYQYFYKNLDDATFYSIGIWVYFGLVILIAAFFKFLKRTGASQMLCNPLINIIRSYITLPAMIPDGHCSEQFGWKYFSFLLPNRIESLVGFGLTIVEIVFYCIPYHQKESAYLFTTSDQAWKRYVADRAGILSFGKVPLLILFAGRNNMLCFLTGIKYSSFIQYHKMVSRWMLIDALIHAVSYTIIEKGAYVAALKESYFACGVAASVIGGCMWLFSFHVFREYSYEIFLYFHIIMAIAFIIMCWYHCNTLGWGEWLITACCLWGVDRLIRVLRMTRFGYQTARFEIINETSYRVTVPRPKSFNSAPGQYGFVYFSDPFLFFQNHPFTLINNGDSITFYIKAKKGVTARIMKQLSKTREGTMLKKICIEGPYGDSSPVGRFDNTLLIAGGAGIPGVADYAMKLGAREELKMRIKFVWILQTLKGTETYIRDLVSKLRNTKVEVDLYLTQETSQSSNDVQRLLSQCVYCVSCDEELTSSSSENNKKRETSNIDFISINYGRPEMKDLLKEELESFGAGSLAIVSCGPGKMGDALRSAVSKEVLKSKSRIDFFDELQVW, from the exons ATGTGGGT tGGAAGTCCAGAATTCTGGTCCTGTGATAGCGCTGTTACAAGCAGCCTTGTTTTTGACTTTTTACCCCTTGGATTGGCAGAAAATTCAGCATTTTATGATGCAATGTGTGGATACGAGCCATGCATTGGCTCTATGATGCTTTGTTGTGATGAATTGGTCAATTCAGATCCTAgtaagatgaagaagatatttcATGTTGCGTCTGAGGCCTGCACAATGTATTCCAGTTTTCATTACAAGTGGACTTATTACAGAGATCAATATGAGAATGCAACAAAAAATGTCATCAATCCTTCAGATATTACAAACTATTCTTTACCTGTTTATGGACCTACTTATCCAAACATGACGGATGCTATTTTGATTAACAAGGGCTACCAATACTTCTACaagaatttggatgatgctACATTCTATTCCATTGGAATTTGGGTCTATTTTGGATTGGTTATTCTAATTGCTGcattcttcaagtttcttaaAAGAACTGGAGCTAGTCAAATGCTTTGCAATCCTCTCATAAATATAATTAGAAGTTATATTACTCTACCTGCAATGATTCCAGACGGTCATTGTTCGGAACAATTTGGGTGGAAATATTTCAGCTTCCTTCTCCCAAATAGGATAGAATCCTTAGTTGGCTTTGGACTCACTATTGTTGAGATCGTTTTTTACTGCATCCCATACCATCAGAAGGAGTCAGCTTACTTATTCACTACCTCTGATCAGGCATGGAAAAGATATGTTGCAGATAGAGCAGGAATCTTATCATTTGGTAAAGTGCCATTATTGATTCTTTTCGCTGGAAGAAACAACATGCTATGCTTTCTTACCGGCATCaaatattcttctttcattcAATACCACAAAATGGTGTCCAGATGGATGCTTATTGATGCTTTAATCCATGCTGTTTCCTATACAATTATAGAAAAAGGTGCTTACGTCGCGGCTCTCAAGGAGAGTTACTTTGCGTGTGGTGTAGCTGCTTCTGTGATTGGTGGATGTATGTGGCTATTCTCATTCCATGTTTTCAGAGAATATAGTTACGAGATTTTCCTTTATTTTCATATTATTATGGCAATAGCATTTATTATCATGTGCTGGTATCACTGCAACACTTTGGGATGGGGCGAATGGCTAATAACTGCCTGTTGTCTCTGGGGAGTTGATAGACTAATAAGAGTTTTGAGGATGACAAGATTTGGCTATCAGACTGCTCGGTTTGAAATTATTAATGAGACGTCATATAGAGTTACTGTTCCAAGACCAAAATCGTTCAATTCAGCTCCCGGTCAGTATGGCTTTGTTTATTTCAGCgatccatttcttttctttcagaaTCATCCTTTTACTTTAATCAATAATGGTGACAGCATCACTTTTTATATTAAAGCCAAGAAGGGTGTTACTGCTAGGATAATGAAACAATTATCAAAAACCAGAGAAGGTACCATGCTGAAAAAGATATGCATTGAAGGTCCATATGGAGATTCATCTCCTGTCGGAAGATTCGACAACACTCTTTTAATTGCTGGTGGTGCAGGTATTCCGGGTGTGGCAGATTACGCGATGAAACTAGGAGCTAGAGAGGAGTTAAAGATGAGAATCAAGTTCGTATGGATCTTGCAAACGTTGAAAGGAACAGAAACCTACATAAGGGATCTTGTTAGTAAGCTCAGAAATACAAAAGTTGAAGTGGACCTTTACTTGACCCAAGAAACTTCACAGAGCTCTAACGACGTTCAAAGGCTGTTGAGTCAATGCGTGTACTGTGTTTCTTGCGACGAAGAACTTacatcgtcatcatctgaaaataataaaaagaGGGAGACTAGCAATATTGATTTTATCTCTATAAATTACGGAAGACCAGAGATGAAGGATCtattgaaagaagagttggaatCTTTTGGAGCTGGTAGTTTGGCTATTGTTTCTTGTGGACCTGGCAAGATGGGGGATGCTCTCAGATCTGCAGTTTCGAAAGAGGTTTTAAAGAGTAAGAGTAGAATTGACTTTTTTGATGAGTTGCAAGTTTGGTGA
- the DHH1 gene encoding DExD/H-box ATP-dependent RNA helicase dhh1 (BUSCO:EOG09341UMC), translating to MQVPTIIVITTTTTVIIYMSNEDWKKNLHVPEKDTRRQTDDVLGTKGNTFESFHLKRELLMGIFEAGFEKPSPIQEEAIPVALMGRDILARAKNGTGKTAAFVIPTLEKIKPKLNKIQALIMVPTRELALQTSQVVKTLSRHMDINTMVTTGGTSLRDDILRLHDPVHVMVGTPGRVLDLASRKLAEFDQCKVFVMDEADKMLSREFKIIIEQILKFFPQSESGNGNGYQSLLFSATFPLTVKSFMDEHLYKPYEINLMDELTLKGITQYYAFVEEKQKLHCLNTLFSKLQINQAIIFCNSTNRVELLARKITELDYSCYYSHARMPQAERNKVFHEFRQGKVRNLVCTDLLTRGIDIQAVNVVINFDFPKTAETYLHRIGRSGRFGHYGIAINLINWNDRFNLYKIEQELGTEIKPIPAEIDKSLYVVDEPSAVPRPFKIDQLPKGNERAPNRYHGQPRQPGQQQGQEQQPQQQQPQSQQYPIAAPQY from the exons ATGCAGG TGCCCACTATCATAGTTatcaccaccaccaccacgGTCATCATTTATATGTCAAACGAAgactggaagaagaatctgcATGTGCCCGAAAAGGACACGCGGCGCCAAACAGATGATGTACTTGGAACAAAGGGCAATACCTTTGAGAGTTTCCACTTGAAGAGGGAGTTGTTGATGGGAATATTTGAGGCTGGTTTTGAGAAGCCTTCCCCAATCCAGGAAGAGGCTATTCCAGTGGCCTTGATGGGCCGTGACATCCTTGCGCGTGCCAAGAACGGTACCGGTAAGACGGCTGCATTTGTGATCCCAACACTCGAGAAGATTAAACCGAAACTCAACAAGATTCAGGCTCTTATTATGGTGCCAACTAGAGAATTGGCACTTCAGACCTCACAGGTCGTGAAGACACTTTCTAGACACATGGATATCAATACTATGGTTACCACCGGAGGTACATCATTAAGAGATGATATTCTTAGATTACATGACCCCGTGCATGTCATGGTTGGTACTCCTGGTAGAGTATTGGACTTGGCATCGCGTAAATTGGCCGAGTTTGACCAGTGCAAAGTGTTTGTCATGGACGAAGCCGACAAGATGCTTTCGAGGGAGTTTAAGATCATCATTGAGCAGATCTTAAAGTTCTTCCCGCAATCGGAATCCGGAAATGGTAACGGTTACCAATCGCTACTTTTTTCGGCCACTTTCCCTCTGACGGTGAAATCATTCATGGACGAGCATCTATACAAACCTTACGAGATCAATCTAATGGATGAATTGACTTTGAAGGGTATTACGCAGTACTATGCGTTTGTAgaggaaaaacaaaagtTGCACTGTCTAAACACACTTTTCTCCAAATTGCAGATTAATCAGGCCATCATATTCTGCAACTCCACCAACAGAGTCGAGCTGTTGGCCAGAAAGATTACGGAACTTGACTACTCATGCTATTATTCGCATGCAAGAATGCCACAGGCtgaaagaaacaaagttTTCCACGAATTCCGTCAAGGTAAGGTCAGAAACTTGGTGTGTACCGATTTGTTGACCAGGGGTATTGATATTCAGGCTGTTAATGTTGTTATCAACTTTGATTTCCCAAAGACAGCGGAGACATATCTTCATAGAATTGGTCGTTCAGGTAGATTTGGTCACTATGGTATTGCAATCAATTTGATCAACTGGAACGACAGATTCAACTTGTACAAGATTGAACAGGAGTTAGGTACTGAAATTAAGCCTATTCCTGCAGAGATTGATAAGTCATTGTACGTGGTCGACGAACCCTCAGCGGTTCCTAGACCTTTCAAAATTGACCAGCTTCCAAAGGGTAATGAAAGGGCTCCAAACAGATACCATGGCCAACCAAGACAACCGGGACAGCAACAAGGACAAGAACAGCAGccacaacaacagcaacctCAAAGTCAGCAATATCCAATTGCCGCTCCTCAGTATTAA
- the COQ5 gene encoding 2-hexaprenyl-6-methoxy-1,4-benzoquinone methyltransferase (BUSCO:EOG09342KL6) has protein sequence MSCLRVQTKAFTKGFSMPLTRLFSTGPQLFQAETDTKFTDFGYKQVPEADKEKLVHGVFSSVASSYDVMNDAMSMGIHRIWKRHMINKLDCGMRASSGEPLQFLDVAGGTGDIAFGLLDHAKEKYGDTQSKMIVADINADMLKEGERRSKKTVYADSPRIKFMVQNGEKLDAIPDNSIDVYTVAFGIRNFTDKQAGLNSAYRVLKPGGIFACLEFSKVQDPVLDYFYQIYSFSCLPMMGQFIANDRESYQYLVESIRKHPDQETFANMIRKAGFYVPGKGYENLTFGVAAIHVGVKL, from the coding sequence ATGTCGTGCCTTAGAGTTCAAACCAAGGCCTTCACGAAAGGTTTTTCTATGCCATTAACGAGACTTTTCTCGACAGGGCCTCAATTATTTCAGGCTGAAACTGATACCAAGTTTACAGATTTTGGCTATAAGCAAGTTCCAGAGgcagataaagagaagctGGTTCACGGTGTTTTCTCATCAGTGGCCAGCAGCTATGATGTGATGAATGATGCTATGTCAATGGGTATTCATCGTATTTGGAAGCGTCACATGATCAATAAATTGGATTGTGGTATGCGTGCCAGTTCGGGCGAACCATTGCAATTCCTTGATGTCGCTGGTGGTACTGGAGACATTGCATTTGGATTGTTGGATCATGCAAAGGAAAAGTATGGAGATACACAATCAAAAATGATTGTTGCGGACATCAACGCAGATATGTTGAAGGAaggagagagaagaagcaaaaaaaCTGTGTATGCCGACTCTCCTCGCATCAAGTTTATGGTTCAGAACGGAGAGAAACTTGATGCCATTCCTGACAACTCTATCGATGTTTATACCGTTGCATTTGGAATTAGAAATTTCACCGATAAACAGGCAGGATTGAATTCAGCTTATCGTGTTCTTAAGCCTGGCGGAATCTTTGCTTGCTTGGAGTTTTCCAAAGTGCAGGACCCTGTTCTGGACTATTTCTACCAAATTTACTCGTTCTCTTGCCTACCAATGATGGGACAATTTATTGCAAATGATAGAGAGTCTTATCAATACCTAGTGGAAAGTATCAGAAAGCACCCAGACCAGGAAACTTTTGCCAATATGATCCGTAAGGCTGGATTCTACGTTCCTGGCAAAGGCTACGAAAACTTGACATTCGGCGTTGCTGCTATTCATGTCGGTGTCAAATTATAA
- the SOD2 gene encoding Superoxide dismutase [Mn], mitochondrial, whose protein sequence is MSLLRTVIRSTIPQGSKALSTGAIRTEFTQVSLPALKWDFGELEPFISGRINELHYTKHHQTYVNGFNKAVEQQAEALAKGDISKVLALQQNVKFHGGGYKNHCLFWDNLSPTKNGGGELPASSSGLYKKVIDEYGSFDNLIKDTNAKLAGVQGSGWAFIVKNKENGAVEVVQRYNQDTVSGNLVPLLALDAWEHAYYLQYQNRKADYFKAIWNVINWAEASKRFDQA, encoded by the coding sequence ATGTCTCTCTTAAGAACTGTTATCAGATCTACCATTCCTCAAGGTTCCAAAGCTCTATCAACGGGTGCCATTAGAACCGAGTTCACTCAAGTCAGCTTGCCTGCTTTGAAGTGGGATTTCGGTGAATTGGAACCGTTCATATCCGGTAGAATCAATGAATTGCACTACACTAAGCACCATCAAACTTATGTGAATGGTTTCAACAAAGCTGTTGAACAGCAGGCCGAGGCCTTGGCAAAAGGCGACATTTCCAAAGTGCTTGCTTTACAGCAAAACGTCAAGTTCCATGGTGGCGGCTATAAGAACCACTGCCTCTTCTGGGATAATCTTTCTCCAACAAAGAATGGGGGTGGAGAGcttcctgcttcttcgTCTGGTTTGTATAAGAAAGTCATTGACGAATACGGTTCTTTCGACAACTTGATCAAGGATACAAACGCCAAGTTAGCCGGCGTCCAAGGTTCTGGTTGGGCATTCATTGtcaagaacaaagagaaTGGTGCAGTAGAAGTTGTGCAAAGATACAACCAAGATACTGTTTCTGGAAACTTGGTTCCTTTGTTGGCCCTTGACGCTTGGGAACATGCTTACTACTTGCAGTACCAGAACAGAAAGGCAGATTACTTCAAGGCCATATGGAATGTGATTAATTGGGCTGAAGCATCCAAGAGATTCGACCAGGCTTGA
- a CDS encoding uncharacterized protein (BUSCO:EOG09342QMN), protein MSFLSSLFCCFDTQDPETHEGNITTRHKAHLTSTQSNLQKALNNKLSKQPNNNKLSYEYSDVDVDVDEDEDGKINNHKQVYKSSNKSKNKLQKPLRNYGTTKQLAKHSDMDINVVQSKNMNHTDSTSSRDEVCELKSQNVHEVTDAKDSTDSSKDDDVLAEQLKHHQIDTEGHQQQAEPLPKPPQQSVRLEPQKQPSPQKEPDGDTFMTDADRSPFSPASETKVEQGGVDNSDGMFEDEDEDDEALYREEETSEEPQFDLDLTKILSDQVVAKSGWLLDNQPFKLKGRKTLVLDLDETLVHSSFKYVRHCDFVIPVEIENQVHNVYVIKRPGVDEFLKRCGQIFEVVVFTASVARYGDPLLDILDTHHSVHQRLFRESCYNYQGNYIKNLSQLGRPLEDVIIIDNSPASYIFHPQHSVPISSWFSDTHDCELTDLLPLLTDLAGKEVDDVRLVLDVNI, encoded by the coding sequence ATgtcttttctatcttcatTGTTCTGTTGTTTTGATACTCAGGATCCGGAAACCCACGAAGGAAATATTACTACACGTCATAAAGCCCACCTAACCAGTACTCAGTCTAACTTACAGAAAGCACTCAATAACAAACTTTCCAAACAACCGAACAACAACAAGTTGTCATACGAATACTCTGACGTTGACGTTGACGTTGACGAGGACGAAGACGGCAAGATTAATAATCACAAACAGGTATATAAGTCTTCCAACAAGAGCAAGAACAAGTTGCAGAAGCCTTTACGGAATTACGGCACTACTAAACAACTCGCAAAGCATTCGGATATGGATATTAACGTTGTTCAATCAAAGAACATGAATCATACCGACTCTACTTCCAGTAGAGATGAAGTTTGTGAACTAAAAAGTCAGAACGTGCATGAGGTTACAGATGCGAAAGATTCCACGGATAGTTCTAAGGATGATGACGTCCTTGCTGAGCAACTGAAACATCATCAGATAGACACAGAAGGACACCAGCAGCAGGCAGAGCCACTGCCGAAGCCCCCTCAGCAATCAGTACGACTCGAGCCGCAAAAACAGCCATCACCACAAAAAGAGCCTGATGGTGATACTTTCATGACAGATGCAGATAGGTCTCCATTTTCACCAGCGTCAGAAACCAAGGTAGAACAAGGAGGAGTTGATAATTCTGATGGAATGTTTGAggacgaagatgaagatgacgaagCTCTCTATAGAGAGGAGGAAACATCAGAAGAGCCACAATTTGATTTGGACCTTACGAAGATTCTTAGCGACCAAGTTGTTGCAAAATCGGGATGGTTGCTAGACAACCAACCTTTTAAACTTAAGGGAAGAAAGACTTTAGTTCTTGATTTAGATGAAACTTTAGTTCATTCGTCCTTCAAATATGTGAGGCATTGCGATTTCGTTATACCTGTGGAGATAGAGAACCAAGTCCATAACGTTTACGTTATCAAACGGCCGGGAGTGGACGAGTTTTTAAAGCGATGCGGTCAGATATTTGAGGTTGTCGTTTTTACAGCGTCTGTGGCACGCTACGGAGACCCTTTATTGGATATTTTGGATACACATCACTCGGTTCATCAGAGATTGTTCCGTGAAAGCTGCTACAACTACCAGGGAAATTATATTAAGAACCTCTCTCAACTGGGAAGACCATTAGAGGATGTGATAATCATTGACAATTCGCCTGCATCTTATATATTCCACCCTCAGCATTCGGTACCAATTTCTAGTTGGTTTAGCGACACTCATGACTGTGAGTTGACAGATCTGCTACCGTTACTCACGGATCTGGCCGGTAAAGAGGTGGATGATGTCAGACTTGTTCTCGACGTGAATATCTGA
- a CDS encoding uncharacterized protein (EggNog:ENOG41) — protein MNPFKYLIQIILVLSPILAAVIPQEPRNTTSLIGHLFQYPDEASLFKTTFSEKTDATLLTRELLKANVLQSLGIPGSFFNLIDSEPIFLPFNTKGLFLFQMHDSVYINKQKLEILMPFDVDGRYRLKDLQLLLPNSLLVKYGISPQDQFKSKGLFRESKEPLTVDIPLLVLFFEEDTSTAKDASKLFFDMFTKSWISSQDPVNLMHSIFCSVNHKTVSSACLKIHESNQQLVIIPAFRNDSGTEFNYNGFFTPVLRKRDAISPMEFKIQVDNSKPLVNKNHCTNITECFKEEAYVVIPATSFEKIDGMFGAPEAPRNPQYSQIIFPDLVHINDDFLKASLKKRSDMEYSKGCSPVSWSNFFRYTLFGKPRRFCSESLN, from the coding sequence ATGAACCCTTTTAAATACCTTATTCAGATAATTTTAGTCTTGAGCCCAATTTTGGCTGCCGTTATTCCACAGGAACCAAGGAACACAACATCGCTTATCGGACacctttttcaatatccGGACGAGGCTAGTTTATTTAAAACCACTTTCAGTGAAAAGACTGATGCTACATTGTTGACCCGTGAACTGCTGAAGGCTAatgttcttcaatctcttggAATTCCAGGATCTTTTTTCAACCTGATAGATTCTGAACCTATATTTTTACCTTTCAATACGAAGGgtttatttttgtttcAAATGCATGATTCCGTATATATTAACAAGCAAAAATTGGAAATACTAATGCCATTTGACGTTGATGGAAGATATCGCCTTAAAGATCTGCAGTTGTTACTTCCAAATTCACTTCTTGTCAAATACGGTATTTCTCCTCAGGATCAGTTCAAGTCTAAAGGTTTATTCAGGGAGAGCAAAGAACCCTTGACAGTTGATATTCCACTACTAGTCTTATTTTTTGAGGAAGATACTTCAACAGCCAAGGATGCTTCCAAGTTGTTTTTTGATATGTTTACGAAAAGTTGGATCTCCTCTCAAGATCCTGTGAATTTAATGCATTCTATTTTCTGCTCGGTCAACCATAAAACTGTTTCTAGTGCCTGTCTTAAAATTCATGAGAGTAATCAACAGTTGGTGATTATACCTGCTTTTCGCAATGATTCAGGTACAGAATTCAACTACAACGGATTTTTCACTCCCGTTTTGAGGAAGCGTGATGCAATTTCGCCTATGGAGTTCAAGATTCAGGTAGATAATTCCAAACCGTTGGTCAACAAAAATCATTGCACAAATATTACAGAATGTTTTAAGGAAGAAGCCTATGTTGTTATTCCTGCTacttcttttgaaaaaaTCGATGGTATGTTTGGAGCTCCTGAAGCTCCTCGAAATCCTCAATACTCTCAAATAATCTTTCCTGATTTGGTTCATATCAATGATGACTTTTTAAAGGCGAGcctcaagaagagatcgGATATGGAATACAGTAAAGGATGTTCACCTGTTAGTTGgtcaaatttttttcgttATACACTATTCGGTAAGCCTCGGCGTTTTTGCTCAGAATCCTTGAACTAA